In Gouania willdenowi chromosome 24, fGouWil2.1, whole genome shotgun sequence, a single window of DNA contains:
- the gtf2h5 gene encoding general transcription factor IIH subunit 5 → MVNVHKGVLVECDPAMKQFLLYLDETMALGKKFILKDLDDTHVFILAEVVHTLQERVGELMDQNSFTISQK, encoded by the exons ATGGTCAACGTACACAAAGGCGTCCTTGTTGAATG TGATCCTGCCATGAAGCAGTTCCTCCTCTACCTGGATGAAACCATGGCGTTGGGGAAGAAGTTCATCCTCAAAGATCTTGACGACACACACGTTTTTATCCTGGCAGAGGTGGTTCACACTCTTCAGGAGAGAGTCGGGGAACTAATGGACCAGAACTCCTTCACCATCTCTCAGAAATAA
- the dynlt1b gene encoding dynein light chain Tctex-type 1 gives MANMDDDLADETVFVVEDVRKVVKESIEVTIGDNAYQQNRVNQWTTNVVEQSLSQLSKLGKPFKYIVTCVIMQKTGAGVQSASACFWDNTTDGNCSVTWENKSMYCIVSVFGLAI, from the exons ATGGCGAATATGGACGACGATCTGGCAGATGAG ACTGTTTTTGTGGTGGAAGACGTTCGGAAAGTTGTTAAAGAG TCTATTGAAGTGACCATTGGGGACAATGCCTACCAGCAGAACAGAGTGAACCAGTGGACCACTAACGTAGTGGAGCAAAGTCTCAGTCAGCTCAGCAAACTGGGAAAACCTTTCAAATACAttg TCACATGTGTCATAATGCAGAAGACTGGAGCTGGTGTTCAGTCGGCCTCTGCATGTTTCTGGGACAACACTACAGATG GAAACTGTTCTGTGACGTGGGAAAACAAGTCCATGTACTGCATCGTCAGTGTGTTTGGCCTGGCCATCTGA
- the tmem181 gene encoding transmembrane protein 181 isoform X2: MELLAPMRLYTLSKRHFVLVFVVFLICFGLTVFIGIAGPKIITEQEHNGDQLLMKNVSVKTGPFNLVSPPLTTYNQQLWLTCVMQAENSNLGDFKQRFDISIELKGVMQDASVTHINTALHKPRTLHCGAKCDEIIVLHLAYLNYTQYQVVVTFRGLKNTTYDIMVKFVWKTYNPTFSQVEIWFRFVFVVLTFVVTCLFAHSLRKFSMRDWGIEQKWMSILLPLLLLYNDPFFPLSFLINSWFPGTLDTFFQALFLCALLLFWLCVYHGIRVQGERKFLTFYLPKLVIVGLLWLSAVTLGIWQTVYELQDPTYLYKVDIANFQGMKVFFLIVVVLYVLYLIFLIVRACSELRNMPYSDLRLKFLTALTFVVLVISMVILYLRFGAKALQDNFVAELSTHYQNSAEFLSFYGLLNFYLYTLAFVYSPSKNALYDSQLKDNPAFSMLNDSDDEVIYGSDYEDMPLQNGRAIKATAKYQDESDSD; this comes from the exons gtccAAAGATAATTACAGAACAGGAACACAATGGTGATCAGTTACTGATGAAGAATGTTTCAGTTAAG ACTGGGCCCTTCAATCTAGtgtctcctcctctcaccacCTACAACCAGCAGCTTTGGCTCACCTGTGTGATGCAGGCTGAAAACAGCAAct TGGGAGATTTCAAGCAGCGCTTTGACATCAGCATTGAGTTGAAGGGAGTGATGCAGGACGCCAGTGTGACACACATAAACACTGCTCTCCACAAGCCTCGGACGCTACACTGTGGTGCT AAATGTGATGAGATCATTGTTCTCCATCTGGCGTATCTGAACTACACCCAGTACCAGGTGGTGGTCACATTCAGAGGCCTTAAAAACACCACTTATGATATTATGGTTAAGTTTGTG TGGAAAACTTACAACCCAACGTTCTCACAAGTGGAGATCTGGTTCCGGTTCGTCTTTGTGGTTTTGACCTTCGTGGTAACG TGCTTGTTTGCTCACTCACTGAGGAAGTTTTCCATGAGGGACTGGGGCATCGAGCAGAAATGGATGTCTATTCTTCTTCCGTTGCTTCTACTGTACAACG ATCCTTTCTTCCCACTGTCCTTCCTGATCAACAGCTGGTTTCCTGGTACATTAGATACTTTCTTCCAGGCTCTTTTCCTGTGCGCTCTCCTGCTTTTCTGGCTCTGTGTTTACCACGGCATCAGAGTCCAG GGTGAGAGGAAGTTCCTCACCTTCTACCTTCCAAAGCTGGTCATCGTCGGCCTTTTGTGGCTCTCGGCCGTCACACTCGGCATCTGGCAGAC GGTTTACGAGCTACAGGATCCAACATATTTGTACAAAGTGGATATAGCCAACTTTCAG GGAATGAAAGTGTTCTTCCTGATAGTGGTGGTTCTCTACGTTCTCTACCTGATATTCCTGATAGTGCGAGCTTGTTCTGAGCTCAGGAACATGCCTTACTCTG ATCTGCGGCTCAAGTTTTTGACGGCGCTGACGTTCGTGGTGCTTGTCATAAG TATGGTCATCCTCTACCTGAGGTTTGGTGCCAAGGCTCTTCAAGACAATTTTGTGGCAGAATTGTCGACTCATTACCAAAACT CAGCTGAATTTTTATCCTTCTACGGGCTGCTCAACTTTTACCTGTACACGTTAGCATTTGTGTATTCACCTTCTAAAAATGCCCTCTATG ACTCCCAGTTGAAGGACAATCCAGCGTTCTCTATGCTGAACGACTCGGATGATGAAGTGATTTATGG GAGCGACTATGAAGACATGCCTTTGCAAAACGGACGTGCCATCAAAGCAACAGCAAAGTACCAGGATGAAAGCGACAGTGACTGA